In one window of Nicotiana tabacum cultivar K326 chromosome 12, ASM71507v2, whole genome shotgun sequence DNA:
- the LOC107780204 gene encoding putative alpha-amylase 2 — MGFDESQQTDPLVVIRNGKEIILQAFNWESHKHDWWRNLDRKVPDIAKSGFTTAWLPPASQSLSPEGYLPQNLYSLNSSYGSEHLLKALLNKMKQYKVRAMADIVINHRVGTTQGHGGMYNRYDGIPLSWDEHAVTSCTGGRGNKSTGDNFNGVPNIDHTQSFVRRDLTDWMRWLRSSVGFQDFRFDFAKGYSPKYVKEYIEGAKPIFSVGEYWDTCNYKGSYLDCNQDSHRQRIVNWIDQTGQLSSAFDFTTKAILQEAVKGELWRLRDSKGKPPGVLGWWPSRAVTFIDNHDTGSTQAHWPFPSNHIMEGYAYILTHPGIPSVFYDHFYDWGNSTHDQIFKLIDIRRHQGIHSRSSVQILESQPNLYAATIGEKVSMKIGDGSWCPAGKEWKLATSGYRYAVWQK, encoded by the exons ATGGGATTTGATGAAAGTCAGCAGACTGATCCAC TGGTTGTGATACGCAATGGAAAAGAAATCATATTGCAG GCCTTCAACTGGGAATCTCATAAACATGACTGGTGGAGAAATTTAGATAGAAAAGTTCCTGATATTGCAAAATCTGGCTTCACAACAGCATGGTTGCCTCCAGCAAGTCAGTCGTTGTCTCCTGAAG GTTACCTTCCACAGAACCTTTATTCTCTCAATTCTTCATATGGTTCTGAGCATCTCTTAAAAGCTTTACTTAATAAGATGAAGCAGTACAAAGTTAGAGCAATGGCGGACATAGTCATTAACCATCGTGTTGGGACTACCCAAGGGCACGGTGGAATGTACAACCGCTATGATGGAATTCCTTTGTCTTGGGATGAACATGCTGTTACATCTTGCACTGGTGGACGG GGTAACAAAAGCACTGGAGACAACTTTAATGGAGTTCCAAATATAGATCATACACAATCCTTTGTCCGAAGAGATCTCACTGACTGGATGCGGTGGCTAAGATCCTCTGTTGGCTTCCAAGATTTTCGTTTTGATTTTGCTAAAGG TTATTCTCCGAAGTATGTAAAGGAATATATCGAGGGAGCTAAGCCAATATTTTCAGTTGGGGAATATTGGGACACTTGCAACTACAAGGGCAGCTATTTGGATTGCAACCAAG ATAGTCACAGGCAAAGAATCGTCAATTGGATTGATCAAACGGGGCAACTTTCATCTGCATTTGATTTTACAACCAAAGCAATCCTTCAG GAAGCAGTCAAAGGAGAACTCTGGCGTTTGCGTGACTCTAAGGGGAAGCCACCAGGAGTTCTAGGATGGTGGCCTTCAAGGGCTGTGACTTTTATTGATAATCACGACACTGGATCCACTCAG GCACACTGGCCTTTCCCTTCAAATCACATTATGGAG GGCTATGCGTACATTCTAACACATCCAGGGATACCATCAGTTTTCTATGACCATTTCTACGATTGGGGTAATTCCACGCATGACCAAATATTTAAGCTG ATTGATATCCGAAGGCATCAAGGCATACACAGCCGTTCATCTGTACAGATTCTTGAGTCACAACCAAACTTATACGCTGCAACCATTGGAGAAAAGGTTAGCATGAAGATCGGGGACGGATCATGGTGTCCTGCAGGCAAGGAGTGGAAGCTTGCAACCAGTGGCTATCGCTATGCAGTCTGGCAGAAGTAA
- the LOC107780205 gene encoding uncharacterized protein LOC107780205, which yields MENKTAPLSTIEEPEPKKQKMSTTTSDDEEAATTAVAGDGPAPERKPRYKRRKIAIFFAYCGVGYQGMQKNPGAKTIEGDLEEALYQAGGVPEHDKCQPRRYDWARSARTDKGVSAVGQVVSGRFYVDPPGFIDRLNSILSPQIRIFGFKRVTNAFNAKKFCDRRRYVYFVPVFALDPSSHRDRETVLASVGSGKELVKCLECSERGRKVFGVMGKRVYDPITKSVIVVAEPGNMPNNGDAQVTLQNIESNVNVNANDVITESNMVIENGASLSEKGEETKEEVEKGDENAKAIEEQVEESVFSYGEKEKERFNRILKYYEGTHNFHNFTTRTKADDPAAKRYIISFTANTIVNVEGIEFVKCEVVGQSFMLHQIRKMIGLAVAIMRNCAPESLIQTAFRRDVNINVPMAPEVGLYLDECFFTSYNSKWKDTHEEVSLKAYTEAAEEFKMKYIYSHIASTEHKDGTMALWLHSLNYRNYPDLRGVDNDNSAGASDGSKAIEAVVEAGIGAVKNGESTDNVNSAGAVDDSKAGEAVVEAGLGAVNDGESTDNVNIAGAGDGSEVETVIEVGLSAVDNGESADAKDADAGGDADLVTS from the exons ATGGAGAACAAAACCGCCCCTTTATCAACTATCGAAGAACCAGAacccaaaaagcaaaaaatgtcCACCACCACCTCCGACGACGAAGAAGCTGCAACCACTGCCGTCGCCGGAGATGGTCCAGCACCTGAGAGGAAACCGAGATACAAGCGTCGAAAAATCGCAATATTCTTCGCGTACTGCGGCGTAGGTTATCAGGGTATGCAGAAGAATCCTGGAGCTAAAACAATCGAAGGCGATTTAGAAGAAGCACTATATCAAGCAGGTGGTGTGCCTGAGCATGACAAGTGTCAACCCCGAAGGTATGATTGGGCTCGTTCTGCTCGTACTGATAAGGGTGTAAGCGCCGTGGGTCAGGTCGTCTCGGGTCGGTTTTACGTCGACCCGCCTGGTTTTATTGATCGGCTTAACTCGATCCTCTCTCCTCAAATCCGGATCTTTGGGTTTAAACGGGTAACAAATGCGTTTAATGCTAAGAAGTTCTGTGACCGGCGTAGGTATGTGTATTTTGTTCCTGTTTTTGCTCTTGACCCATCCTCACATCGTGATAGAGAGACTGTATTAGCTAGTGTAGGATCTGGGAAAGAGCTTGTTAAGTGTTTGGAGTGTTCGGAAAGGGGTCGTAAAGTATTTGGAGTAATGGGTAAGCGCGTTTACGATCCGATAACTAAGTCAGTAATTGTTGTTGCTGAACCAGGCAATATGCCGAACAATGGAGATGCACAAGTAACTTTGCAAAATATAGAGAGTAATGTGAATGTTAATGCAAATGATGTGATCACTGAGTCAAATATGGTAATTGAAAATGGAGCTTCTTTAAGTGAGAAGGGTGAAGAAACGAAGGAGGAAGTTGAGAAAGGCGACGAAAATGCTAAAGCAATAGAAGAACAAGTAGAAGAGAGTGTGTTTTCCTAtggagagaaagaaaaagaaagatttaACAGAATTTTGAAGTACTACGAGGGAACTCACAATTTTCACAATTTCACAACGAGAACAAAAGCTGATGATCCTGCTGCCAAGCGATATATCATTTCATTTACTGCAAACACTATAGTGAACGTCGAAGGCATTGAATTTGTGAAGTGCGAGGTTGTGGGTCAGAGCTTTATGCTTCATCAAATCCGTAAAATGATTGGTCTTGCTGTTGCGATCATGAGAAACTGTGCTCCTGAATCCTTAATTCAAACTGCCTTCCGAAG GGATGTCAACATCAATGTTCCTATGGCGCCTGAGGTTGGATTGTATTTGGATGAATGCTTTTTCACCTCATATAACAGTAAGTGGAAGGACACTCATGAAGAAGTGTCTCTGAAAGCTTATACAGAGGCGGCAGAAGAATTTAAAATGAAGTATATCTATAGTCATATTGCATCGACGGAACACAAGGATGGAACAATGGCTCTATGGCTGCATTCCCTTAACTATCGTAATTACCCTGATTTGCGTGGTGTGGATAATGATAATTCTGCTGGTGCTAGTGATGGTTCAAAAGCCATTGAAGCTGTTGTTGAGGCTGGTATAGGTGCTGTCAAGAATGGTGAGAGCACCGATAATGTTAATTCTGCTGGTGCTGTTGATGATTCAAAAGCTGGTGAAGCTGTTGTTGAGGCTGGTTTAGGTGCTGTCAACGATGGTGAGAGCACCGATAATGTTAATATTGCTGGTGCTGGTGATGGTTCAGAAGTTGAAACTGTTATTGAGGTTGGTTTAAGTGCTGTCGACAATGGTGAGAGTGCCGATGCCAAAGATGCTGACGCAGGGGGTGATGCTGATTTAGTCACCTCATAG
- the LOC107815919 gene encoding F-box protein SKIP23 has protein sequence MSVDHDWSELPPELLDTIVNKLINLRDYLSFRAVCSNWRSSTPATPKNLPCQFPWLMLPKNRSNRRGFFNLLDNKLHFLNLPEASNRRRRCGSSHGWLIIVDESPSIFIINPLTKVTFNLPPLCQLPNVVNFDFYSVGREFTIQSPDGEVYTRNLKEIRDLFIKKVVLSHSPSRDPNFIAVMILNETGELAYCKNGENSWKFIDEARFFAEDVIYFDGLFYAVHKLGSIAVCDVSGDLPKVSFIETPRQIGGDIQYLVKTDDELLLVTRSLELDTDAAYHQLDVVYKTVEFRVFRLVLEGPRWEKVDSLGEKMLFLGENSSLALLASDYPGCEGNRIYFTDDYCEANYDGVNGNHDLGYYNLEDGRIEALSCYPRNSHSMLRWPPPIWFTPNPC, from the coding sequence ATGTCGGTTGACCATGACTGGTCGGAACTTCCACCGGAGCTTCTCGATACGATTGTGAATAAGCTAATTAACCTCCGCGATTACCTCAGTTTCCGAGCCGTTTGCTCCAACTGGCGATCCTCAACGCCGGCGACTCCCAAAAACTTACCTTGTCAATTCCCATGGTTAATGCTCCCAAAAAACCGGTCGAACCGGCGCGGTTTTTTCAACCTCCTTGATAACAAGCTCCACTTCCTCAACCTGCCCGAGGCTTCGAATCGCCGCCGACGTTGTGGCTCTTCTCATGGCTGGCTCATCATCGTCGACGAATCGCCGTCAATTTTCATAATTAATCCGCTTACGAAAGTAACTTTTAATCTTCCGCCGCTGTGTCAGCTTCCTAATGTGGTAAATTTCGATTTTTACAGCGTAGGTCGAGAATTTACCATCCAATCTCCCGACGGCGAGGTTTACACTCGTAATTTAAAAGAAATACGTGACTTGTTTATTAAAAAAGTTGTCCTTTCGCATAGTCCTTCACGTGATCCGAATTTTATTGCGGTAATGATCCTTAATGAAACAGGCGAGCTTGCTTACTGCAAAAATGGAGAAAATTCGTGGAAATTTATTGATGAAGCGCGGTTTTTTGCTGAGGATGTTATATATTTTGATGGATTATTTTATGCTGTTCATAAACTTGGATCGATTGCAGTTTGTGATGTTAGTGGTGATTTGCCTAAGGTTTCGTTTATTGAAACGCCTAGGCAAATTGGCGGTGATATACAGTATTTGGTTAAAACGGATGATGAACTTTTACTGGTAACTAGGTCTTTGGAGCTTGATACTGATGCTGCGTATCATCAGCTTGATGTTGTGTATAAGACGGTTGAATTTCGTGTGTTTAGGTTGGTTTTAGAAGGGCCGAGGTGGGAGAAGGTGGATAGTTTGGGTGAGAAGATGTTGTTTTTAGGAGAGAATTCTTCATTGGCGCTGTTGGCTTCTGATTATCCTGGATGTGAAGGAAATAGGATTTACTTTACGGATGATTATTGTGAGGCTAATTATGATGGTGTCAATGGGAATCATGATCTAGGGTATTACAATTTAGAGGACGGTAGGATTGAAGCATTATCATGCTATCCTCGCAATTCACATTCTATGCTTCGTTGGCCTCCTCCAATTTGGTTCACTCCGAATCCATGTTGA
- the LOC107815920 gene encoding uncharacterized protein LOC107815920: protein MNSPSSLMMTISQPEQEKLIDKLQIFKIQGKDKRGCTILRIIGKLFPARIVSVEAVNKYVQEKIYPSLEQRQFSIVYVHTGVNRSENFPGIAALRSICDAMPENVKDHLKAVYFLHPSLQSRLFLAIFGRLIFTGGIYWKLNYVTRLEFLWEHVKRKEIEMPEFVYEFEEELDDYRPMTDYGMEGDHPRVYIDSTAEPAVSMYSMRCIA from the exons ATGAATTCTCCATCTTCTTTGATGATGACAATCTCCCAACCAGAACAAGAAAAACTCATAGACAAACTCCAAATCTTCAAGATTCAAGGTAAAGATAAACGTGGCTGCACCATCCTTCGCATCATCGGCAAGCTTTTCCCTG CAAGGATTGTAAGTGTGGAGGCAGTAAACAAGTATGTACAAGAGAAGATTTATCCAAGTTTAGAGCAGAGACAATTCTCAATAGTGTACGTACATACAGGAGTTAACAGAAGTGAAAATTTCCCAGGAATAGCAGCTCTCCGATCAATCTGTGATGCTATGCCGGAAAACGTGAAAGATCATCTGAAAGCTGTTTATTTCCTTCACCCAAGCCTACAGTCTCGACTCTTTCTTGCCATTTTTGGCCGTCTCATCTTCACAGGAGG GATTTATTGGAAGCTGAATTATGTAACTAGGTTAGAGTTCCTGTGGGAACACGTAAAGAGAAAGGAGATAGAAATGCCAGAGTTTGTGtatgaatttgaagaagagctgGATGACTACCGTCCGATGACGGATTATGGAATGGAGGGAGATCATCCAAGGGTTTATATTGATTCTACTGCTGAACCTGCAGTTTCAATGTACTCAATGAGGTGTATTGCTTAG